From Pseudobdellovibrio exovorus JSS, a single genomic window includes:
- a CDS encoding alpha/beta fold hydrolase, producing the protein MAQTNNPHHAPQIFPRKWVLLRGLMRSQFHWLDFAEKIQTELQLEDVVSVELAGNGFLHTEETPHRIEVAVEQLRSQVSFLQQKISTQQQMSASPEIGLIGISMGGMIATRWAQMYPQEVSSLVLINSSSSLSPFYQRLLPRNYFPLLRQLLIGGADAAAIEHFVLSHTSNDSTKWSTILSKYIEFQKQHPASFKNFIRQLRLTSQVDFKIVPNGKKLVLAAKEDRFVSVQCSQKIAAAWNCPVAYHTTAGHDLPLDAPDWIIQQIKKWSQIT; encoded by the coding sequence ATGGCTCAAACAAATAATCCTCATCATGCTCCGCAAATTTTTCCTCGTAAATGGGTTCTATTACGAGGACTGATGCGCAGCCAGTTTCACTGGTTGGATTTTGCAGAAAAAATTCAAACAGAACTTCAGCTTGAAGATGTTGTCAGTGTTGAACTCGCTGGAAATGGATTCCTTCATACAGAAGAAACACCCCACAGGATTGAGGTCGCCGTTGAACAGTTGCGCTCGCAGGTTTCTTTTCTGCAGCAAAAAATTTCAACCCAACAGCAAATGTCAGCAAGCCCCGAGATTGGGTTAATCGGCATTTCAATGGGCGGCATGATCGCTACGCGCTGGGCACAGATGTACCCACAAGAGGTAAGTTCATTAGTGCTGATCAACTCAAGTTCTTCGTTAAGTCCGTTTTACCAGCGCCTGCTTCCTCGTAACTATTTTCCCTTGTTGAGGCAACTTTTAATCGGAGGAGCCGATGCCGCCGCGATTGAACACTTTGTTCTATCCCATACATCCAATGATTCAACTAAGTGGTCTACGATACTTTCCAAATATATTGAATTTCAAAAACAGCATCCCGCTTCCTTTAAAAATTTCATTCGTCAACTGCGCCTGACATCGCAAGTAGATTTTAAAATTGTTCCCAATGGCAAAAAGTTGGTCTTAGCCGCGAAGGAAGATCGCTTTGTCAGTGTTCAATGCAGTCAAAAAATAGCCGCGGCATGGAACTGCCCTGTCGCCTATCATACCACAGCAGGACACGATTTGCCCCTAGATGCTCCTGATTGGATTATTCAACAAATAAAGAAATGGTCACAAATCACATAG
- a CDS encoding GNAT family N-acetyltransferase: MVSMIDQLVKKGRVYYTGLSNWKSKAELNIEVGPYKLQVAQNQSQVLECFRLRYEVFCHEMAGLPKKSGLDFDKYDHYCDHLIIIHQPTQKVIGTYRMNFSETSESLYTESEFELTEWLSNQRDSFVELGRACIHREHRRGVVLSLLWRGIADYMKLMGAAKLIGCSSVKVTDARSAALLFKYFEAQQMLSAEIFYPHEKYQMPDLLFWLMAFAKGLNPEQMQEAEDLIPSLLKSYIKSGAKVASYPALDNDFKCLDFVTILERQNLDQKLVKKFNL; this comes from the coding sequence ATGGTTTCAATGATCGATCAATTAGTGAAAAAGGGACGCGTTTATTACACCGGTCTTTCCAATTGGAAGAGTAAGGCCGAGCTGAACATTGAAGTCGGACCTTATAAACTACAAGTCGCGCAAAACCAATCGCAGGTTCTAGAGTGCTTTCGCTTACGCTATGAAGTTTTTTGCCATGAAATGGCTGGCCTCCCTAAAAAAAGCGGATTGGATTTCGATAAATATGATCACTATTGTGATCACTTAATTATTATTCATCAGCCGACACAAAAGGTGATCGGAACTTATCGTATGAATTTTTCTGAAACATCAGAAAGTCTTTACACCGAGTCCGAGTTTGAGTTGACCGAGTGGCTATCGAATCAACGGGATTCATTTGTAGAGCTAGGCCGAGCTTGTATTCATCGGGAACATCGCCGTGGCGTGGTACTAAGTTTATTGTGGCGAGGTATTGCCGATTATATGAAACTCATGGGAGCGGCAAAGCTCATCGGTTGTTCGAGTGTTAAAGTGACGGATGCCCGTTCTGCGGCGCTACTATTTAAATATTTTGAAGCTCAGCAGATGCTTTCTGCAGAGATTTTTTATCCCCATGAAAAGTATCAAATGCCGGATTTACTATTTTGGCTGATGGCTTTCGCTAAAGGTCTTAATCCAGAGCAAATGCAAGAGGCTGAAGACTTGATTCCCTCTTTGCTTAAATCCTATATTAAGTCGGGTGCGAAAGTAGCCAGTTATCCAGCATTAGATAATGATTTCAAGTGTCTGGATTTTGTAACCATTTTGGAACGCCAGAATTTAGATCAGAAGCTTGTGAAAAAATTCAATTTATAG
- a CDS encoding arginase family protein has translation MLDHRFSYIEAPVYQGQKNFGTALGPAFLRQSLLDQGFQFNTYSVQVSQSQKHMPFSIYEELSWLTERELRRANPIFIAGGDHSLSIGSVQGLLRAEPDLKVIWVDAHGDVNTRASSMTGSYHGMPLAYLLGAENADHLPWFTERLKPQNLIYFGVRDLDQAEQEYLDQQGITYYTAEQIHKTPETIIQKVSCAVKGAKVHFSVDCDGFDPMIAPSTGVPVAQGLQYQVVRDLICQVQSQSQIVSYEYVELNPQIFQQAHDVMATAQIGIELFKEILNGYKTQGAIHGFNDRSISEKGTRLLHRSFQLEE, from the coding sequence ATGTTAGATCACCGCTTTTCGTACATAGAGGCTCCGGTTTATCAAGGTCAGAAGAATTTTGGCACAGCACTGGGACCTGCCTTTCTACGGCAGTCATTGCTGGATCAGGGATTTCAATTTAACACGTACTCCGTGCAAGTATCTCAATCTCAGAAGCACATGCCATTTTCCATTTATGAAGAACTGAGTTGGTTGACGGAACGTGAGTTACGTCGCGCGAATCCGATCTTTATTGCTGGTGGGGACCATTCGCTGTCGATTGGTTCTGTGCAAGGGCTGCTACGAGCAGAGCCCGATTTAAAAGTGATTTGGGTGGATGCCCATGGGGATGTCAACACCCGTGCCAGTTCCATGACAGGGTCCTATCACGGAATGCCATTGGCGTATTTGTTAGGGGCAGAAAATGCAGATCATCTACCGTGGTTCACAGAGCGCCTGAAACCACAAAATCTAATTTATTTTGGAGTGCGTGATTTAGATCAGGCGGAACAAGAGTATCTAGATCAGCAGGGCATCACGTATTATACCGCCGAGCAGATTCATAAGACTCCAGAGACCATCATACAAAAAGTTTCCTGTGCAGTTAAAGGAGCCAAGGTGCATTTCAGTGTTGATTGCGATGGCTTTGATCCGATGATTGCTCCGTCGACAGGAGTTCCTGTGGCGCAGGGATTACAGTATCAAGTGGTACGCGATTTAATATGTCAGGTGCAATCTCAGTCACAAATCGTCAGTTACGAGTATGTCGAACTCAATCCACAGATTTTTCAACAGGCCCACGACGTGATGGCCACAGCACAAATCGGCATCGAGTTATTTAAAGAAATTTTAAATGGGTACAAAACACAGGGGGCAATTCATGGTTTCAATGATCGATCAATTAGTGAAAAAGGGACGCGTTTATTACACCGGTCTTTCCAATTGGAAGAGTAA
- a CDS encoding aminodeoxychorismate/anthranilate synthase component II, with translation MKSILIDHDDSFTYNLRHWLKPLSSEVTIVNHRELSSAPDLRADFFILSPGPKKPEDYTDVLHFLGRLSSKTPVFGVCLGLQLMVHSHGGKVQPYSPPLHGKKSKLKVLSEELHLLQGKEVARYHSLYCTDYPAEEFETLAVAEEDQCPMWLRHRQKKWLGVQFHPESFLTEKPELHLQIVKDWLNA, from the coding sequence ATGAAGTCCATACTGATTGATCACGATGATTCTTTTACCTACAACCTTCGGCATTGGCTTAAACCCTTAAGCTCTGAAGTGACTATTGTGAATCATCGCGAACTATCTTCCGCACCCGATCTGCGTGCGGATTTTTTTATTCTGTCACCGGGACCCAAGAAGCCAGAGGACTATACCGACGTACTTCACTTTTTAGGACGTCTTTCCAGTAAGACTCCTGTGTTCGGAGTTTGCCTTGGACTACAACTGATGGTGCACAGTCATGGTGGAAAGGTGCAGCCGTATTCTCCTCCACTTCATGGAAAGAAATCAAAACTCAAAGTTCTTTCGGAAGAGCTTCACCTGCTACAGGGCAAAGAAGTCGCTCGTTATCATTCCCTATATTGCACGGACTATCCAGCAGAAGAGTTTGAAACTTTAGCTGTGGCTGAAGAGGATCAGTGCCCTATGTGGTTACGTCATCGTCAGAAAAAATGGCTCGGAGTTCAGTTTCACCCCGAATCGTTTCTAACGGAAAAACCCGAACTGCATTTGCAAATTGTGAAAGACTGGCTGAACGCATGA
- a CDS encoding chorismate-binding protein, translating to MKPVVCFYQDDVFIYSQNYNLFRCPPEKSISDFLNEIEHSFKTDLKVVQVNFEYENQELFKHQKNLYPSDKCSVFILTQHEMLSTDKLLEKLRSHQSESAFEPPLLKSLESQADYERKVHFIKEQIAQGRLYQVNLTAPLAGSTTANGADIFSLYQNRFSAPYAALLPLAEYDLISFSPELFLKKTGTKLKTQPIKGSASLEDPSAKDLITSKKEEAELSMIVDLLRNDFNRIEEDHSAKVTSHRALLKLKYIQHTYSEIEIETSKGLAEILEATAPGGSISGCPKIESLNLIAELEPYRRQAYTGCLGWWAHNSFCLNLSIRSFMKYQDQLFYHSGGGIVYDSSPEKEWQEFLLKTGSLTTHE from the coding sequence ATGAAACCAGTGGTTTGCTTTTATCAGGACGATGTCTTTATCTACAGCCAGAACTACAATCTGTTCCGCTGCCCACCAGAAAAAAGTATTTCTGACTTTTTGAATGAAATAGAACATTCCTTTAAAACTGATCTTAAAGTCGTGCAAGTTAACTTTGAATATGAAAACCAAGAGCTGTTCAAACATCAAAAAAATCTGTATCCCAGTGATAAGTGTTCGGTTTTTATTTTAACCCAACACGAAATGCTGTCGACCGACAAGCTCTTAGAAAAACTACGCAGCCATCAATCCGAATCAGCATTTGAACCACCGCTTTTAAAAAGTTTAGAATCGCAAGCTGATTACGAACGCAAAGTCCACTTTATTAAAGAGCAGATAGCACAGGGTCGGTTGTATCAGGTCAACTTAACGGCTCCACTGGCAGGCTCTACGACTGCTAATGGTGCAGATATTTTTAGTCTTTATCAGAATCGGTTTTCGGCTCCCTATGCCGCGCTTCTACCTTTAGCAGAGTATGATCTGATTAGTTTTTCTCCGGAGCTGTTTTTAAAAAAGACTGGTACTAAATTAAAAACTCAGCCCATCAAAGGCAGTGCTTCGCTGGAAGATCCATCAGCCAAAGATCTGATCACAAGCAAAAAAGAAGAGGCCGAACTTTCCATGATCGTTGATCTTCTTCGCAATGATTTTAATCGCATCGAAGAAGATCATTCGGCTAAGGTTACGTCTCACCGCGCGCTGCTGAAACTCAAATACATCCAACACACCTATTCTGAAATCGAAATCGAAACCTCAAAAGGACTGGCAGAAATTCTGGAAGCCACAGCACCTGGGGGTTCTATTTCTGGTTGTCCTAAAATAGAAAGCCTGAACCTGATAGCAGAACTAGAACCCTATCGCCGTCAGGCCTATACAGGATGCCTTGGTTGGTGGGCCCATAACAGCTTCTGCTTAAACCTCAGTATCCGCTCTTTTATGAAGTATCAAGATCAGCTTTTCTATCATTCAGGTGGTGGAATTGTTTACGATTCTTCCCCAGAAAAAGAGTGGCAAGAATTTCTTTTAAAAACAGGAAGCCTGACAACCCATGAGTAA
- a CDS encoding aminotransferase class IV codes for MSKVSSAFDILDTFKIERQKIALKEFHIERSWDALNFLNSAVASEKTKQLEHIYSEIEKQNPEGCYRLIFHTQGHPKQHLQYTLEPRELDPLPSTIRLYPWTDQRPPEALDQFKWSSRERWADLTRHLPDSADDLLLVTPTGHIKETSRFNVFCFSPAESCFYTPTLQVGCLNGVFRRAVLKNKVLPYPTYEKDLTLSSTSEMQIFVGNAVRGLIPAKIL; via the coding sequence ATGAGTAAGGTGTCTTCTGCTTTCGATATTTTAGATACGTTCAAAATTGAGCGACAGAAAATCGCTTTAAAAGAATTCCATATCGAACGCAGTTGGGACGCCCTGAACTTCTTAAACTCAGCCGTAGCCTCTGAGAAAACAAAACAGCTTGAACACATCTATTCAGAAATAGAAAAACAGAATCCAGAAGGCTGCTACCGCCTGATTTTTCACACACAAGGCCATCCAAAGCAGCACCTGCAATACACATTAGAGCCACGCGAGCTGGACCCATTGCCTTCCACAATTCGCCTGTATCCGTGGACAGATCAACGGCCACCGGAAGCTCTGGACCAATTTAAATGGAGCTCACGGGAGCGCTGGGCTGATCTGACAAGGCACCTGCCGGACTCAGCCGATGATCTTTTACTGGTAACACCGACCGGACACATTAAGGAAACGAGCCGTTTCAATGTATTTTGTTTTTCCCCAGCCGAGAGCTGCTTTTATACTCCCACCTTACAGGTCGGCTGTCTGAATGGAGTCTTTCGCCGAGCTGTATTGAAAAATAAAGTACTTCCATACCCTACCTACGAAAAAGATCTGACCTTATCCAGCACCTCAGAAATGCAGATTTTTGTGGGGAATGCCGTTCGCGGATTAATACCTGCAAAAATTCTTTAG